Proteins encoded together in one Bombus vancouverensis nearcticus chromosome 14, iyBomVanc1_principal, whole genome shotgun sequence window:
- the Prosalpha5 gene encoding proteasome alpha5 subunit, producing MFLTRSEYDHGVNTFSPEGRLFQVEYAIEAIKLGSTAIGIATSEGVVLVVEKRITSSLMEPTTVEKIVEIDKHIGCAASGLIADSRTMIDRARVECQNHWFVYNERMSVESTAQAVSNLAIQFGDSDDDGSAMSRPFGVAMLFAGIDEKGPQLYHMDPSGTFVQFDAKAIGSGSEGAQQNLQEVYHKSMTLKEAIKAALVILKQVMEEKLSDNNIEVMTMTPEQLFHMFTKAELQEVITDIA from the exons atgtttttaACACGTTCTGAATACGACCATGGTGTTAATACCTTCTCTCCAGAAGGGAGGTTATTCCAAGTTGAATATGCCATAGAAGCTATAAAACTTGGTTCCACTGCCATTGGAATCGCAACATCAGAGGGTGTTGTTTTAGTTGTGGAGAAACGTATCACTTCCAGTTTAATGGAACCCACAACCGTGGAAAAGATCGTAGAAATTGATAAGCATATTGGATGCGCCGCATCCGGCTTAATAGCTGACTCTAGGACTATGATCGATCGTGCTAGAGTAGAATGTCAAAATCATTGGTTCGTCTACAACGAAAGAATGTCTGTGGAGTCAACGGCTCAGGCTGTATCTAACCTAGCTATACAATTTGGAGACAGTGACGACGATGGTAGTGCCATGTCGAGGCCATTTGGTGTAGCAATGTTGTTCGCTGGTATCGATGAAAAAGGGCCTCAGTTGTATCATATGGATCCTTCTGGCACCTTTGTACAATTTGATGCCAAAGCTATTGGATCCGGAAGCGAAGGCGCGCAACAGAACCTCCAAGAAGTGTATCATAAG TCTATGACACTTAAAGAAGCGATAAAGGCAGCTTTGGTTATATTGAAGCAAGTTATGGAAGAGAAACTGAGCGATAACAATATAGAAGTAATGACAATGACTCCCGAGCAACTGTTTCATATGTTCACAAAAGCTGAATTGCAGGAGGTGATTACAGATATCGCTTAG
- the Vajk4 gene encoding vajk4 — protein sequence MNIKLAIVLVALATQASCSEKAAEESASPKDSVADSSEKKTEKRGLHGSYGDLGGGGGDLSGGGVSSYDQHEHVKAVTVVKKVPVPYEVTKHVPYLVEKHVPYEVKVGVPQPYTVEKHVPYPVKVFVKVPVHVPQPYTVEKKVPYEVKVPVDKPYEVKVLVPQPYTVEKHVPVPVKVPVPQPYTVEKHVPYPVKVKIPVPQPYPVEKPIPYEVKVPVDKPYPVTVPKPYPVTVEKPYPVQVDKPVPYEVKVPVDKPYPVPVEKPYPVPVKVPVPQPYTVHKPVPVAVPKPVPYPVKVPVDKPYVVEKEVPVPVEKEVPVPVKIPVPVPIHEGHGGSGGGGGGGYEGLSGYGGDSGGYFSHHR from the coding sequence TTGGCCATCGTCCTGGTGGCATTGGCCACGCAAGCTAGCTGCTCGGAGAAGGCAGCTGAGGAGAGCGCGTCACCGAAGGACTCCGTAGCCGATTCTTCGGAGAAGAAGACGGAGAAACGAGGATTGCACGGTAGCTACGGCGACCTGGGTGGCGGAGGAGGTGACCTGAGCGGGGGCGGTGTTTCCAGCTACGATCAGCACGAGCACGTGAAGGCGGTGACCGTGGTGAAGAAGGTGCCAGTGCCGTACGAAGTAACCAAGCACGTGCCTTACTTGGTGGAGAAGCATGTCCCGTACGAAGTGAAGGTCGGCGTACCCCAGCCTTACACCGTGGAGAAACACGTTCCTTACCCGGTGAAGGTGTTCGTGAAGGTGCCGGTACACGTGCCGCAACCGTACACCGTTGAGAAGAAGGTGCCTTACGAAGTCAAGGTACCAGTGGACAAACCGTACGAGGTAAAGGTGTTGGTGCCGCAGCCGTACACCGTGGAGAAACACGTACCTGTGCCCGTTAAGGTACCTGTCCCGCAGCCGTATACCGTCGAGAAGCACGTGCCGTACCCGGTGAAGGTCAAAATTCCGGTGCCGCAACCGTACCCAGTCGAGAAGCCGATACCGTACGAGGTTAAGGTACCAGTGGACAAACCGTACCCGGTCACTGTGCCCAAACCGTACCCAGTCACCGTTGAGAAACCATACCCGGTACAGGTAGACAAGCCGGTACCCTACGAAGTTAAGGTACCAGTGGACAAACCGTACCCTGTGCCGGTAGAGAAACCTTACCCTGTCCCGGTCAAGGTACCAGTCCCTCAACCGTATACCGTCCACAAACCGGTACCAGTCGCGGTCCCAAAGCCTGTACCCTACCCTGTCAAGGTACCGGTAGACAAGCCGTATGTCGTCGAGAAGGAAGTACCTGTACCGGTAGAGAAAGAGGTTCCGGTGCCGGTGAAGATACCTGTGCCAGTACCGATTCACGAGGGACACGGAGGcagtggcggcggcggcggcggtggctaCGAAGGATTGTCTGGATACGGTGGAGACAGCGGCGGATATTTCTCTCATCATCGTTGA